Proteins encoded in a region of the Schistocerca serialis cubense isolate TAMUIC-IGC-003099 chromosome 6, iqSchSeri2.2, whole genome shotgun sequence genome:
- the LOC126484930 gene encoding trypsin alpha-3-like — protein MLRTGLVLLLVVALCGASTFPLVKPIQGSKPWRPRLDGRIVGGSAVSISQYPWQLYFTMGNYMCGASIISNTWALSAAHCVDGYSTSQMLLRAGTSTRGSGGTTHNIATGYMHGSYSNYDYDIAVVQVSNAFSFNSNVQAVGLTSSEPSAGTTVTATGWGATSSGGSASNTLLAVNVQIIDRNTCNRSYGSITSRMICAGVTGGGKDACQGDSGGPLVSGSTQVGIVSFGNGCALANYPGVYTNVANLRSWIQQASGV, from the exons ATGTTGCGAACTGGTTTGGTCTTACTCCTGGTGGTGGCCCTCTGTGGCGCCTCTACGTTTCCCCTGGTGAAGCCCATCCAGGGGAGCAAGCCCTGGAGGCCTCGTCTGGATGGCCGGATCGTCGGTGGTTCCGCTGTCAGCATCTCCCAGTACCCGTGGCAGCTCTACTTCACCAT GGGCAACTACATGTGTGGTGCCTCAATCATCAGCAACACCTGGGCTCTCTCCGCGGCCCACTGTGTAGACGGCTACTCCACCAGCCAGATGCTGCTGCGCGCTGGCACCTCCACCAGGGGTAGTGGTGGCACCACCCACAACATCGCCACCGGCTACATGCACGGGAGCTACTCTAATTACGACTACGACATCGCCGTCGTGCAGGTATCCAACGCCTTCAGCTTCAACAGCAACGTGCAGGCCGTGGGTCTGACCTCGTCAGAGCCCTCTGCTGGAACGACCGTAACAGCCACCGGTTGGGGAGCCACCTCGTCCGGCGGCAGCGCCTCCAACACGCTGCTGGCGGTGAACGTCCAGATCATTGACCGCAACACGTGCAACCGTTCGTACGGCAGTATCACAAGCCGCATGATCTGCGCAGGAGTGACCGGAGGCGGCAAGGACGCCTGCCAGGGAGACAGCGGCGGTCCTCTAGTGTCCGGCTCCACCCAGGTGGGCATCGTCTCCTTTGGCAACGGATGCGCCTTGGCCAACTACCCGGGCGTTTACACCAACGTAGCCAACCTGAGGTCCTGGATCCAACAAGCTTCTGGCGTCTAA